The window tcaattatcacttatactttcacaattcatttcacaactcgagccaatgctctaaaagttcaattgtcacttatactttcccaattcatttcacaactcgagccaatgctctaaaagttcaattgtcacttatactttcacaatttcgctatacaacttgagccaatattcataggtcacaattctttctacaaactttatacaacaattagaaaattTCACCAAGGCATGactaatacaacgaaatcatgaaaatcacaaaataaaactcacggtcatgcttgacaccaacgtatagatactcgtcaccatgcctatgcgTCGtacaacaagaagcaaatagcaaataggacacaattcttaatccctcaaactaaggttagaccaaacacttatctcgatgcctcgaacacaactcaagtttcaattatagctttaccccttgattccaccgctaattcgctcatatctagtcacaaattacttaattacatcaacaaacgctaaatgaatcaatttcgaatgtatgaaaatgagttttccatagttttacccaaaaaatcaaaatcgccctcgggcccacgtggtcaaaacccgaggttcgaaccaaaacccgattacccattcctccACGAggtcaaatatgtaatttgttttgaaatcggacctcaaatcgagatccaaattcccaatttttgaaaaacctaggttctacccaaaacacccaattttccccatgaaaataattgatttgaagttgaaatcatgttaaaagatgttaatgattgaagaaaactagttaaaaacgacttacaattgatttggagaagaaaggttatttgaaaaatcgtctcttatgtttttggggttttgaaaaatgaaaaatgactgaaaatcccgtctatttatacccccatcagaccccctgtgcggaccgagGACTGCGACCGCGGAGTTCCACCGCtgaccgcaagaaatcgagcggGGCCGCcaaggcttggccttgctcaccgtagaccgcacaaatcccaccgcggtcgcggagtCCCCACCGCGGCCACGAAGCTTCCACCGCGAGACCTAGCTTCAGAGACCTGTAACTTCTCTGAATCTacaactttttcctaagtgtaaaaacatcccgaaactcacccgaaccctcggggctccaaaccaagtgtcatactaactcaaaaacatcatatggacttactcgtgtaattaaatcatcaaaataacctcatgaacatcaaattaaatctcgagatcaatgaaattttctcaaaacttctttaaacataaattttgcaatttaagtccgaatcacgtcatgtgacatccgtttttcaccaaattccacagaaatatcttaaatcatatataagacctgtaccgggtgccggaaccaaaatacgggcccgataccatcatgttctaatcaaatttcatttcaaatttctttaaacaattctagaaaataatttcctttaaaaatttatttctcgggcttgggacctcggaattcgattccgtgcatgcgcccaagtcccatattttcctacggtcCCGGAGGTCCGattccgtttacccaaaacgttgaccgaagtcaaattagctcattttataatcaaaacttatcatttttcacagattatcatatttaagctttccggctacgcgcccggactgcgcacacaaattgaggtaactctaaatgaggttttcaaggcctcagaacatggAAGTTTcgtttttaaaacaagtgatgatcaTCACAGAAATATAAATCCATTAAATGGTTTAATCAAATGCAGCTTCCAATTGTTTCGATATCAAGACATAAGAAAAGCACCAGGCATGAAAAACGATGCCAAAACACAAACCCAAAGATAAATTGTTCAAAAAAATTGTAAATGTTTTGAGTACCGTATACCACAGTACTATTTAAACTCCGATCCGAGGAATGAGCAGCTTGAACAGTTGATATTTTCCTCCTCCGGCCATTGCCTAAAAGAAGTGAATCAAATTGGGATAGCGGATTttgtcatcttcttcatcatcagaaGCCAGCCTCGTCTCGTCTATAGGACGTAGACGTTCCAGGTTCAAGCTCTCCAGCCTTCGGCACAAAAACGGATGCTCCTCACTATAATAAGTTGAATTAGCTTCCAGAGAAAGCTCAAGATTAGATACTGGATAAATACTAGCCTGCTCATTTGGTCCATTTCTTGGTGGTGGCGCCGCCTTTTCACGGCTGGTTCCAGCAACATCACCCGCCCTCCGTCGGATAGACAGTGGAGACGACAAAGGAAAACGGTTTTGCACCATTggttgttgcagctgctgaaggATTGGTAGTGGGATCAGCCCTCCATTTGCAGCTGCAGCAGCAGGCCTAATAACATATGGGACGCAAAATAATTAGCAGAACTGCAAAAATAATACTCTACTCTACCCAGAAAATTACGTACATTCAGATCATATACTCCCTCCGCTCTAATTCATGTGAtagtttttcctttttagtctgtcctAGAAAGAATGTCACATTTTTATgttagaaacaatttaacttcaaaattttcatattactgttaatgagatgatttatggCCGCACAAATATCTAAGACTTATTTTAGACTACAAATTTGAAAagtctttatttctttcttaactTTAGTGTCACGTCAAATGGTGCTACATAAATTAGGACGGAGGAAGTATTACTAC of the Nicotiana tabacum cultivar K326 chromosome 7, ASM71507v2, whole genome shotgun sequence genome contains:
- the LOC142182531 gene encoding uncharacterized protein LOC142182531 encodes the protein MGCAEHCPSFSQGCTRTCSSTPLTPIHLHCQQTVMNVIVNAPTTIVINRNNTYSGNGNGPAAAAANGGLIPLPILQQLQQPMVQNRFPLSSPLSIRRRAGDVAGTSREKAAPPPRNGPNEQASIYPVSNLELSLEANSTYYSEEHPFLCRRLESLNLERLRPIDETRLASDDEEDDKIRYPNLIHFF